One Actinosynnema pretiosum DNA segment encodes these proteins:
- the pheA gene encoding prephenate dehydratase, producing MPRIAYFGPRGTFTEQAARGFGADLDPRETIPAALGAARTGDAELACVPVENSVEGAVPATMDALAEGTPLVVVAETVLAVRFSLLVRPGGGPVRTVASHPHALAQVRYWLAANLPDAVAVAATSTAAAAVAVQRGEHDAAVTAPVAAEHYPLEVAATDLADVRDAKTRFLLLRKPGPLPEPTGSDRTSVVVTAPDRVGVLSDVLLELALRGVNLTRIESRPTKGPLGEYRFYIDFDGHVAEPRVGDALAALRRHCPETRFLGSYPKAVREDVVAQNADFVAAAEWVATIREGRGA from the coding sequence GTGCCACGCATCGCCTACTTCGGCCCCAGGGGAACCTTCACCGAGCAGGCCGCGCGCGGCTTCGGCGCGGACCTGGACCCCCGCGAGACCATTCCAGCAGCCCTGGGAGCCGCCCGCACGGGTGATGCCGAACTCGCCTGCGTGCCGGTGGAGAACTCCGTCGAGGGCGCCGTCCCCGCCACCATGGACGCGCTCGCCGAGGGCACCCCCCTGGTCGTCGTCGCCGAGACCGTGCTCGCGGTCAGGTTCAGCCTGCTGGTCCGTCCGGGTGGTGGACCGGTCCGCACCGTCGCCAGCCACCCGCACGCGCTCGCCCAGGTGCGCTACTGGCTCGCCGCGAACCTGCCCGACGCCGTCGCGGTGGCCGCGACCTCCACGGCGGCGGCGGCCGTCGCGGTGCAGCGCGGCGAGCACGACGCGGCGGTGACCGCGCCCGTGGCGGCCGAGCACTACCCGCTGGAGGTCGCGGCCACCGACCTCGCGGACGTGCGCGACGCCAAGACCAGGTTCCTGCTGCTGCGCAAGCCCGGCCCGCTGCCCGAGCCCACCGGCTCCGACCGCACCTCGGTCGTGGTGACCGCGCCGGACCGGGTGGGCGTGCTGTCGGACGTGCTGCTCGAACTCGCGCTGCGCGGCGTCAACCTGACCCGGATCGAGTCCCGGCCCACCAAGGGCCCGCTCGGGGAGTACCGGTTCTACATCGACTTCGACGGCCACGTCGCCGAGCCGAGGGTGGGGGACGCGCTGGCCGCGCTGCGCAGGCACTGCCCGGAGACCCGGTTCCTCGGCTCCTACCCGAAGGCCGTGCGCGAGGACGTGGTGGCGCAGAACGCGGATTTCGTGGCCGCGGCCGAGTGGGTCGCGACGATCAGGGAGGGCAGGGGCGCGTGA
- a CDS encoding helix-turn-helix domain-containing protein, whose translation MANTQTRRRRKLGLYLQELRKKAGRTPDDVAELLGISRPTVNRTESGHTRCRRAELQAVLGYYGASEDERAKAVLLWEDAKDDATKIRFPARSSSAFRNFLQAEAEATAVDSLEPHLVFGQLQTADYARALQHPAASPYLEEAVEAEEYVKARLERQRLLSGDNPIRVRAFMDESVLSREIGGVPVLLGQLRHLLELGERDNIAIHVVPLSAGAYGAMSGGVTVLDFGDPEDPPVVFLDHAGGGVWVEDEEAVGRYVHMMNELESIALSESATAELIRTKIEVLERR comes from the coding sequence ATGGCGAACACGCAGACCAGGCGCCGCCGAAAGCTGGGCCTCTACCTGCAGGAACTGCGGAAGAAGGCGGGTCGCACGCCGGACGACGTCGCCGAGCTGCTCGGCATCTCGCGGCCCACCGTCAACCGGACCGAGAGCGGGCACACGAGGTGTCGCCGGGCCGAGTTGCAGGCCGTGCTCGGGTACTACGGGGCCTCCGAGGACGAGCGCGCCAAGGCCGTCCTGCTCTGGGAGGACGCCAAGGACGACGCGACCAAGATCCGCTTTCCGGCCCGCAGTTCGAGCGCCTTCCGCAACTTCCTCCAAGCGGAGGCCGAGGCCACGGCGGTCGACTCGCTGGAACCCCACCTCGTCTTCGGCCAGTTGCAGACCGCCGACTACGCCCGCGCCCTCCAGCACCCGGCCGCCTCCCCCTACCTGGAAGAAGCCGTCGAGGCCGAGGAGTACGTGAAAGCCCGCCTGGAGCGCCAGCGGCTCCTGAGCGGCGACAACCCGATCCGGGTCCGCGCCTTCATGGACGAATCGGTGCTCAGCCGCGAGATCGGCGGCGTCCCCGTCCTCCTCGGGCAGCTCCGGCACCTGCTCGAACTCGGCGAGCGCGACAACATCGCCATCCACGTCGTGCCGCTCAGCGCGGGCGCCTACGGGGCCATGTCCGGCGGCGTGACCGTCCTGGACTTCGGCGACCCGGAAGACCCGCCCGTCGTCTTCCTGGATCACGCGGGCGGTGGCGTGTGGGTGGAGGATGAAGAGGCAGTGGGGCGCTATGTCCACATGATGAATGAGCTGGAGTCGATCGCGTTGTCGGAGAGCGCGACGGCCGAGCTGATCCGAACCAAGATTGAGGTACTTGAGAGGCGATGA
- a CDS encoding TIM-barrel domain-containing protein gives MPRPLLAALLALGTALAGTAALDPPTAEAATGAVVDGNTRFQVLSPTLIRLEHAGDGAFTDATTFNALNRDFPTPPYTTTVSGEYREIRTSALTLRYKRGSGPFTSANTTVQTSVGTGAPAFPSHCAFNTACEAENGLFGGTASAAYDHVGHSGSGFLAGFTGAGASLTHRVSGVPGAGTYELSVRYANAVGGDGQQVTRTLATSVDGVPGPALTLPVTGSWDTWSTASVRITVGAGSRTLRLAQEGGATGNVNLDTVALTPVGAAHPAADTTLLTTAYGAGPKSALGGWARSLDNPRAVPVPLNPGVLNRGGWYLLDDTRTPLSTGPRPSHGDQPYQDGYLFGYGKDHKRALGDLNALTGDSALLPRSAYGVWYSRYHAYSDADYRNTLLPAFRANFAPIDWLVVDTDWKSPAKWDGWNWDRNLFPDPDGFLEWTEQQGLDVSLNTHPAIESDDPAFAEANRVAGGLEHEGGTRYTWDWSNPAHLRSYFGLHEPFERQGVRAWWLDYCTGCGAARASDQGYAADNLINQEYARDAEARGLRGFAFSRIGGAEQGGIQSNYALGPWSERRNTMHFTGDTPGTWELLAFAARFTPDAAAAGLSNTSHDIGSFHGKHLADDLYARWVQLGAFQPIDRLHSDHGDRLPWDYTGAAAEAGLKFLRLREALVPHTYSLARQAARTGVPITRPMYLNYPDHEDAYNHPAQYLFGDDVLVAPITTPDNAAGTGSVDAWIPPGTWTDYFTGARHTGPAKVTLTAPTTEMPVLVRSGGILTTRTDYVHNQGESPLTRLTLTIGSGGDGSTSLYEDEGEGLGHRSGASATTALTWRDATRTLTVGARSGNYPGAVGSRSYTLRLAGATAPTSVAVDGVRLPETAWSFNANTRTTTVTTPALTTTSAHTVALSGSAAGNPTAGRVTGPDGRCLSAQPAGLAACDGSAAQQVSAPTGGTVRALGRCLGTTGTFVTCDGSTGQTWVLRTTGELANRATGACLDATGNRLSACSGVAWRFPPGALTGPGARCADVANADPASGAAVQLWECNGSDAQRWHAPADRTVRALGKCLDVRHGATADGTQVQLWDCNGTGSQLWETQADGALRNPASGRCLDGSDQAQLRIRTCAGTAAQQFRLDA, from the coding sequence ATGCCGCGTCCGCTCCTCGCCGCACTCCTGGCGCTCGGCACCGCCCTCGCGGGCACAGCCGCGCTGGACCCGCCGACAGCCGAAGCCGCGACCGGCGCCGTCGTCGACGGCAACACCCGCTTCCAGGTGCTCAGCCCCACCCTCATCCGCCTCGAGCACGCGGGCGACGGCGCGTTCACCGACGCGACCACGTTCAACGCCCTGAACCGGGACTTCCCGACCCCGCCGTACACGACGACCGTCTCCGGCGAGTACCGCGAGATCCGCACCTCGGCCCTGACCCTGCGCTACAAGCGCGGCAGCGGCCCGTTCACCTCCGCCAACACCACCGTCCAGACCTCGGTGGGCACGGGCGCGCCCGCCTTCCCGTCCCACTGCGCGTTCAACACGGCCTGCGAGGCGGAGAACGGGCTGTTCGGCGGCACCGCCTCGGCCGCCTACGACCACGTCGGCCACTCCGGCTCCGGGTTCCTCGCGGGCTTCACCGGCGCGGGCGCGAGCCTGACCCACCGGGTCTCCGGCGTCCCGGGCGCCGGGACCTACGAGCTGTCCGTCCGCTACGCCAACGCGGTCGGCGGCGACGGCCAGCAGGTCACCCGCACCCTCGCGACCTCGGTCGACGGCGTCCCCGGCCCGGCGCTGACGCTCCCGGTCACCGGCTCCTGGGACACCTGGTCCACCGCGTCGGTCCGGATCACCGTCGGCGCGGGCTCCCGCACCCTGCGCCTCGCGCAGGAGGGCGGCGCCACCGGCAACGTCAACCTGGACACCGTCGCCCTCACCCCGGTCGGCGCCGCGCACCCCGCCGCCGACACCACCCTGCTCACCACCGCCTACGGCGCGGGCCCGAAGAGCGCCCTGGGCGGCTGGGCCAGGTCGCTGGACAACCCGAGGGCCGTGCCCGTCCCGCTGAACCCCGGCGTCCTCAACCGGGGCGGCTGGTACCTGCTCGACGACACCCGCACCCCGCTGTCCACCGGGCCCCGCCCGAGCCACGGCGACCAGCCCTACCAGGACGGCTACCTGTTCGGGTACGGCAAGGACCACAAGCGCGCCCTCGGCGACCTCAACGCGCTGACCGGCGACTCCGCGCTGCTGCCGCGCTCCGCCTACGGCGTCTGGTACTCCCGGTACCACGCCTACTCGGACGCGGACTACCGCAACACCCTGCTGCCCGCGTTCCGCGCGAACTTCGCCCCGATCGACTGGCTCGTGGTCGACACCGACTGGAAGTCCCCGGCCAAGTGGGACGGCTGGAACTGGGACCGGAACCTCTTCCCCGACCCCGACGGCTTCCTCGAGTGGACCGAGCAGCAGGGGCTCGACGTCTCCCTCAACACGCACCCGGCGATCGAGAGCGACGACCCGGCCTTCGCCGAGGCGAACCGCGTCGCGGGCGGGCTCGAGCACGAGGGCGGCACCCGCTACACCTGGGACTGGTCCAACCCCGCCCACCTGCGCTCCTACTTCGGCCTGCACGAGCCGTTCGAGCGGCAGGGCGTGCGCGCCTGGTGGCTCGACTACTGCACCGGCTGCGGCGCGGCCAGGGCGTCCGACCAGGGCTACGCCGCCGACAACCTGATCAACCAGGAGTACGCGCGGGACGCCGAGGCGCGCGGCCTGCGCGGCTTCGCGTTCTCCCGGATCGGCGGCGCCGAGCAGGGCGGCATCCAGTCCAACTACGCGCTCGGCCCCTGGTCGGAGCGCCGCAACACGATGCACTTCACCGGCGACACCCCCGGAACCTGGGAGCTGCTCGCGTTCGCCGCGCGCTTCACCCCGGACGCCGCGGCGGCGGGCCTGTCCAACACCAGCCACGACATCGGCAGCTTCCACGGCAAGCACCTGGCCGACGACCTGTACGCGCGCTGGGTGCAGCTCGGCGCGTTCCAGCCGATCGACCGGCTGCACTCCGACCACGGCGACCGGCTCCCGTGGGACTACACCGGCGCCGCCGCCGAGGCGGGCCTGAAGTTCCTGCGGCTGCGCGAGGCGCTCGTCCCGCACACCTACTCGCTGGCCAGGCAGGCGGCGAGGACCGGGGTGCCGATCACCCGGCCGATGTACCTGAACTACCCGGACCACGAGGACGCCTACAACCACCCCGCCCAGTACCTGTTCGGCGACGACGTCCTCGTCGCCCCCATCACCACGCCCGACAACGCCGCCGGCACCGGCTCCGTCGACGCCTGGATCCCGCCGGGCACCTGGACCGACTACTTCACCGGCGCCCGGCACACCGGCCCCGCGAAGGTCACCCTGACCGCGCCGACCACCGAGATGCCCGTCCTCGTCCGGTCCGGCGGCATCCTCACCACCCGCACCGACTACGTCCACAACCAGGGCGAGTCCCCGCTGACCCGGCTCACCCTGACCATCGGCTCCGGCGGCGACGGCTCCACCTCGCTGTACGAGGACGAGGGCGAGGGCCTGGGCCACCGCTCCGGCGCGTCCGCCACCACCGCCCTGACCTGGCGCGACGCCACCCGCACGCTGACCGTGGGCGCGCGCTCGGGCAACTACCCCGGCGCGGTGGGCAGCCGGTCGTACACGCTCCGGCTGGCGGGCGCGACCGCCCCCACGTCCGTCGCGGTCGACGGCGTCCGCCTGCCCGAGACGGCCTGGTCGTTCAACGCCAACACCCGCACCACCACCGTCACCACCCCGGCGCTGACCACCACCTCGGCGCACACCGTGGCGCTGTCCGGCTCGGCCGCGGGCAACCCGACCGCGGGCCGGGTGACCGGACCGGACGGCCGCTGCCTGTCCGCCCAGCCCGCCGGGCTCGCCGCCTGCGACGGGTCCGCCGCGCAGCAGGTCAGCGCGCCGACCGGCGGGACCGTCCGCGCGCTCGGCCGGTGCCTCGGCACGACCGGGACGTTCGTGACCTGCGACGGCTCCACCGGGCAGACCTGGGTGCTGCGCACCACCGGCGAGCTGGCCAACCGCGCCACCGGCGCCTGCCTGGACGCCACCGGAAACCGGCTCTCCGCGTGCTCCGGCGTGGCCTGGCGCTTCCCGCCCGGCGCGCTCACCGGGCCGGGCGCCCGGTGCGCGGACGTCGCGAACGCCGACCCGGCCTCCGGCGCCGCCGTGCAGCTGTGGGAGTGCAACGGCAGCGACGCGCAGCGCTGGCACGCCCCCGCCGACCGGACCGTGCGGGCGCTCGGCAAGTGCCTGGACGTGCGGCACGGGGCCACCGCCGACGGCACGCAGGTGCAGCTGTGGGACTGCAACGGGACCGGGTCGCAGCTCTGGGAGACCCAGGCGGACGGCGCCCTGCGCAACCCGGCGTCGGGCCGCTGCCTGGACGGCTCCGACCAGGCCCAACTGCGGATCAGGACCTGCGCGGGGACGGCCGCGCAGCAGTTCCGGCTGGACGCCTGA
- a CDS encoding ATP-binding cassette domain-containing protein: MTRGSEVEHVLEASALTLRHRRGGGLRDCAFRLPRGGFAALVGPNGAGKSTLMRLAVGLLRPDSGELLVLGERPGRSGAHPRVGYLGQTKPLYRGFTTAEVLRAGAELNPGWDAEHALRLVESAGVPLDARVDRLSGGQRTRVALALALGRRPELLLLDEPLAELDPLARREVMGALLGEVADTGMSVLMSSHVLSELESACDHLVLLADGRVPLEGPVDELLDAHRVLVGPADLPAPDGVVESSAVGRQRTVLARTGDVPGWTCARPSLEDLALGYLRTSRAVAA, encoded by the coding sequence GTGACTAGGGGGAGCGAAGTGGAGCACGTGCTGGAGGCGTCGGCGCTGACGCTGCGCCACCGGCGGGGCGGCGGACTGCGCGACTGCGCGTTCCGGTTGCCGCGCGGTGGGTTCGCGGCGCTGGTCGGGCCGAACGGGGCGGGCAAGAGCACGCTCATGCGCCTGGCCGTCGGCCTGCTGCGGCCGGACAGCGGGGAGCTGCTGGTGCTGGGCGAGCGGCCCGGCCGGTCGGGGGCGCACCCGAGGGTCGGGTACCTCGGCCAGACCAAGCCGCTGTACCGGGGGTTCACCACCGCCGAGGTGCTGCGCGCGGGTGCCGAGCTGAACCCCGGCTGGGACGCGGAGCACGCGCTGCGGCTGGTCGAGAGCGCGGGCGTGCCGCTGGACGCGAGGGTCGACCGGCTCTCCGGCGGCCAGCGCACCCGCGTGGCGCTGGCGCTGGCCCTGGGCAGGCGGCCCGAACTGCTGCTGCTGGACGAGCCGCTCGCCGAACTCGACCCGCTGGCGCGCCGGGAGGTCATGGGGGCGCTGCTGGGCGAGGTCGCCGACACCGGGATGTCGGTGCTGATGTCCTCGCACGTCCTGTCCGAGCTGGAGAGCGCGTGCGACCACCTGGTCCTGCTCGCCGACGGCCGGGTGCCGCTGGAGGGGCCGGTGGACGAGCTGCTGGACGCGCACCGGGTGCTGGTCGGGCCAGCCGACCTCCCGGCGCCGGACGGGGTGGTGGAGTCGAGCGCGGTGGGCAGGCAGCGGACGGTGCTGGCCAGGACGGGGGACGTGCCGGGCTGGACCTGCGCGCGGCCGTCGCTGGAGGACCTCGCGCTGGGCTACCTGCGCACGTCGCGGGCGGTGGCGGCGTGA
- a CDS encoding histidine phosphatase family protein: protein MRLLLVRHGETASNVAMALDSLPPGPPLTEAGRAQAEALARDLADVPVTAVHASVAVRAQQTAAPVAAAHGLEVQVVDGVQEIFCGELEGRSDREAYGTFMSTVRSWADGDLDVPLPGGESGRQVLDRYLAAVEEVTAGRAEDDVVVLVSHGASLRMAALALATNVTPALVAAGLLPNTGRVELERAGDGWVCTSWTGVDVAG, encoded by the coding sequence GTGAGGTTGTTGCTGGTCAGGCACGGTGAGACGGCGTCGAACGTGGCGATGGCGCTGGACAGCCTGCCACCGGGCCCGCCGCTCACCGAGGCCGGTCGGGCCCAGGCGGAGGCGCTGGCGCGGGACCTGGCGGACGTGCCGGTCACCGCCGTGCACGCGAGCGTCGCGGTGCGCGCCCAGCAGACGGCGGCCCCGGTCGCGGCGGCGCACGGCCTGGAGGTCCAGGTCGTGGACGGCGTGCAGGAGATCTTCTGCGGCGAGCTGGAGGGCCGCAGCGACCGCGAGGCGTACGGGACCTTCATGAGCACCGTGCGCTCGTGGGCCGACGGCGACCTGGACGTGCCGCTGCCCGGCGGCGAGTCCGGAAGGCAGGTCCTCGACCGGTACCTGGCGGCGGTGGAGGAGGTCACCGCCGGGCGCGCGGAGGACGACGTGGTGGTGCTGGTCAGCCACGGCGCCTCGCTGCGCATGGCGGCGCTGGCACTGGCGACCAACGTGACCCCGGCCCTGGTCGCGGCGGGGCTGCTGCCCAACACCGGGCGGGTGGAGCTGGAGCGGGCCGGCGACGGGTGGGTCTGCACCTCGTGGACCGGCGTGGACGTGGCCGGCTGA
- a CDS encoding peptidylprolyl isomerase encodes MTESNNVITGRDVFATLRTSAGDIRIKLFPQHAPQTVANFVELAEGRREYADPRTGERTTAPLYDGTVFHRVISGFMIQGGDPLGTGTGGPGYTFEDEFHPDLSFNKPYLLAMANAGPGTNGSQFFVTVNATSWLNFKHTIFGEVADSASRGVVDRISLTETGPQDRPVDDVVIEKVTIERD; translated from the coding sequence ATGACGGAAAGCAACAACGTGATCACCGGCCGCGACGTGTTCGCCACTCTGCGCACCTCGGCGGGGGACATCCGGATCAAGCTGTTCCCCCAGCACGCCCCGCAGACGGTGGCGAACTTCGTGGAGCTGGCCGAGGGCAGGCGCGAGTACGCGGACCCGAGGACCGGTGAGAGGACAACAGCGCCGCTGTACGACGGCACGGTGTTCCACCGCGTCATCTCCGGCTTCATGATCCAGGGCGGCGACCCGCTGGGCACCGGGACGGGTGGCCCCGGCTACACGTTCGAGGACGAGTTCCACCCGGACCTGTCGTTCAACAAGCCCTACCTGCTGGCCATGGCCAACGCCGGGCCGGGCACGAACGGGTCGCAGTTCTTCGTGACGGTCAACGCGACGTCGTGGCTGAACTTCAAGCACACGATCTTCGGCGAGGTCGCGGACAGCGCGTCGCGCGGCGTCGTGGACCGGATCTCGCTCACCGAGACCGGGCCGCAGGACCGGCCGGTGGACGACGTGGTGATCGAGAAGGTCACGATCGAGCGGGACTGA
- a CDS encoding DUF397 domain-containing protein: MNTWRKSSRSGAGASNCVEVAHDRGSALFRDSKAPESGRLTFTTDEFQRFRTAAAEGRFDR; encoded by the coding sequence ATGAACACCTGGCGGAAGAGCAGCAGGTCGGGTGCCGGGGCGAGCAACTGCGTTGAGGTCGCGCACGACCGGGGCTCCGCCCTGTTCCGCGACAGCAAGGCCCCCGAGTCCGGCCGGTTGACGTTCACCACCGACGAGTTCCAGCGGTTCCGCACCGCCGCCGCCGAGGGGCGGTTCGACCGCTGA
- a CDS encoding GntR family transcriptional regulator: protein MIEFRIDRRSGVATYQQIVNQARHALRLGLLRPGDRLPTAREVVEATAINPNTVLKAYRELERDGLVEARRGLGTFVSASLAGPDDGALRAELADWVARARVAGLDREHVEALVQARLDEVYRGDE from the coding sequence GTGATCGAGTTCCGGATCGACCGCCGTTCCGGGGTGGCCACCTACCAGCAGATCGTCAACCAGGCCCGGCACGCGCTGCGCCTGGGACTGCTGCGGCCCGGTGACCGGCTGCCCACCGCGCGGGAGGTCGTCGAGGCCACCGCGATCAACCCCAACACCGTCCTGAAGGCCTACCGCGAGCTGGAGCGCGACGGGCTGGTCGAGGCGCGGCGCGGGCTCGGGACGTTCGTCTCCGCCTCGCTGGCCGGGCCGGACGACGGGGCGCTGCGCGCCGAGCTGGCCGACTGGGTCGCCCGCGCACGCGTGGCCGGGTTGGACCGGGAGCACGTCGAGGCGCTCGTCCAGGCGCGGCTCGACGAGGTGTACCGGGGTGACGAGTGA